In Synechococcus sp. KORDI-52, one genomic interval encodes:
- a CDS encoding PfkB family carbohydrate kinase has protein sequence MPLSSASALPPLRLAVVGHVEWVEFLAVDQWPRPGAIGHALQTLQEPAGGGAVVAVQMARLLQQPVQFFTALGRDSVGEACIKRLEHLGLDVHVAWREAPTRRGLSLVDREGDRAITVIGERLTPTLDDDLPWEALGECDGLFATAADAPLLKACRSAAVLAATPRIGLPVLQEAGVALDALIGSGLDPDERVEPEQLNTAPHTLIQTEGAAGGFSHPGGRYAPALLHGPLVESYGCGDSFAAGVVTGLAARWSLAKAIALGAQCGAACATRFGPYGS, from the coding sequence CTGCCGTTGTCTTCCGCCTCCGCCCTGCCGCCCCTGCGCTTGGCCGTCGTCGGCCATGTCGAGTGGGTGGAATTTCTGGCGGTGGATCAGTGGCCCCGTCCCGGGGCCATTGGTCACGCCCTGCAGACCCTGCAGGAACCTGCTGGAGGTGGCGCCGTCGTTGCTGTGCAGATGGCGCGGTTGCTGCAGCAGCCCGTCCAGTTCTTTACGGCCCTGGGTCGCGATTCGGTCGGCGAAGCCTGCATCAAGCGGCTCGAACATCTGGGCCTTGATGTTCATGTCGCCTGGAGGGAGGCACCAACCCGGCGAGGTCTGAGCTTGGTGGATCGCGAAGGGGACCGGGCGATCACCGTGATCGGCGAGCGGCTGACCCCAACGCTCGACGATGACCTGCCCTGGGAGGCCCTCGGCGAATGCGACGGCCTCTTCGCCACCGCAGCTGATGCGCCTCTATTGAAAGCCTGCCGGTCGGCTGCAGTCCTGGCCGCGACTCCGCGGATTGGTTTGCCTGTGCTTCAGGAGGCCGGTGTAGCCCTCGACGCCCTGATTGGCAGTGGCCTTGATCCGGATGAGCGGGTGGAGCCGGAACAGTTGAACACAGCCCCCCACACGCTGATTCAAACCGAAGGTGCCGCAGGGGGCTTCAGCCATCCGGGCGGTCGCTATGCCCCTGCCCTCCTCCACGGGCCCTTGGTGGAGAGCTACGGCTGCGGTGACAGCTTTGCAGCGGGGGTGGTCACCGGCCTTGCTGCGCGCTGGTCCTTGGCGAAGGCCATCGCCTTGGGCGCCCAGTGTGGTGCCGCCTGTGCAACGCGATTTGGACCCTATGGCTCATGA